The DNA window GCAATGTTCCTCCTAAAAATATATTTAGGTCACATTCCTAATGTTTAGTTCAGATATCACTTTCCTGAGCATGTCTGTGCCAACCAGGGAAAATAAAACCATACTGCTCTTGCATGGTAGGCTAGGATACATATCAACAAACTTCTCATCAGGTCTTGCTTGACTGATACCCAGCCTAATGTAGGTTATCTTATCTCTGAAATATGCCGCAAACTCATCACATTTAGATATGAAGGAAAGTTCACATAGGTTTACGGCCATCAGTGGTAGAGAAGAGTATGTGTGTGAATTTGGAATTGTGAGGAGTAGGGgtgaggagtaggggagaggagtaggggtgaggagagagcagagaaaggagagacacagacagagtgaaAATGAGAAAAGGAGTGAACGGCTGCTCAGTCTGCTGCTGCTTTTTCTCTTGAGAACAGGACAAAGTCATCAAAGTCGGGGCGCAAGGAGATAAAGACAGCAATAAAAActagagaaaaagagaaaatagGTCAATCACTCTGAATCCAAACAAGTGCCCAAAATAAAgccccttttttctctctctctctctctctctctctctctctctctctctctcttccttcactCAACACCATCCCCCGTtctttcgtctctctctctctaactctcagtccctccctctccctcaaatCAAACCCAGATGTGGCGCCGGCCAGGCCTCCATTCAGTTGAGTTTGACTCTCCTtttttccctttctccctccctccttttctctgtttctctttctgtgtttTGGTTTCCTCTTCTGGCCTGGTGCTGGCTGACTGGCCCGCTCTCTTGTATCACTGCTTCTCAGGAAATACCCCAGGTTCCTAGCCCTGAAGGGTGCATGCTTCTCTAACCAAAtccagatggagggagggagagaggtatagggagggagggtgagaaagagagggggtggtGGGCGGGGAAATGCCTGAGAGCGAGACAGTGAAcgagtgaagagagagggaggctacAGAGAGTTCTTTCTTTTGCCTgagttctccctctttctctcagtctctctccctatctctcctccctctctatttccAGCAGGATTGATTAGGGTAAGGGGCTCACTAGTTTCAGCTAGTTTCTCTCAACCGCCCATCTTCTTTTCTggagccttcctctcctctcctgcactCTCTTTTCTATTCCTGTTGCAGCAGGACAGATGACTGACACAGCTGGAACAGTGTCATAATGCCCAACCCATATCCCAAAAATCCatgtcctcttctcttcccccagCCTCACACACTCCCTGTTCATTTACTCAATAGTGCTGTGTTCTACAGCTGCCCTAAgacgtgcatttgtgtgtgtttaccagaatGTGGCAATGGAAGGAAAGGTCGTAGGGCAAGGGCCTTTTTGaagtgtgtaactgtgtgtgtaagAATGGGTGTCTGTCAAAATTGTCATAGGAGTTCTCAGGATCTTACATGATGACGCTTTCCTGCACTTCTTTCCCACTTGGtttatgtgtatgtgtctgcgcgtgtgtatgcatgtgtgtgcctaTGGCAGTGCCTGTGAATGTGTATGCCAGTGCCTGAatatgtgtctgggtgtgtgccaGTGCCTGTGTGTTTGctcaagcatgtgtgtgtgtgtgtgtgtgtatgtatgtatgtgtgtatgtgtgtgtgtgtgtgtgtgtgtgtgtgtgtatgtatgtgtgtgtgtgtttgtgtttgtaggaAGTTGCTCCGCTACATCTGGGGCTAATGATCTTGTTCTCCAGGGGAAGAAACTGATTAAGTGTTTATGTGAATTCCTGTCTTCTGGCTTGCAGCCATGTTGGTGACACGCCAGACTAGACctgcatgacaacaacaacaaaaacaagatACCATCTCTAACCCAGAAACCAGCCCCTCACCTGCTTTCACATGCTTTTCCATGTCCATCTACCCCGCTTTCCCTCCTTCCACCCTCTGTCAACTACCCTCCTTTACCCCTCCCCCCCAACTATCCTCCTTTACCCCTCACCAACTCCCTCTTTTCTTTCAATTAACACCTACATCACCTGCAGCACCAGGCTTTTCACTGctaaaagggtgtgtgtgtttccctgcctgtgtgtgttccaCCACCTACCTCAGTGAAAGGTTATTAGCGCAGTTGGCTCCACTGGTACCACCCAGCACAGCAGATActggttatgtcccaaatgtcaccctattccctatatagtccactacttttgacaagggcccattgggctctggtaaaaagtagatcactatgtagtgaatagggagccatttgggactccCCCACTGTAGTTTACATTTTATCTCCATGAGATAGAGCAACTGGACTGGCTACAGTGTCAGATATGCCACATGTGGTCTGAATTGTCAGAAGGAAAATGTGTATCATGTAGCTCTCTTAAAATTAATCATGTTATCGGTACCTTTACTGCAAGGTTGTCTTACATCATTTCGTCATAGCTTTATCCTTGCTCTGAAATGGACGTCCAGCTTGGGTTTCTTTTTCTCCCCTAGCATccactctcctcacctccctctcaaaaTGCATTGAAAGAGAAGGTCTAAGTTTCCTCACCTCAGATCTTTTCCTCTAATACAATTTAAGAAGGAGGCGAGGAAAGAGTAAGCAAGGAATTGAAGAAAGCATATTTTAGAAAGAGCCCATCCATGGACGTGTCTGAAAACATTTCTAGCTGACAAATCCTTGCATCCTCCGTCCTTGTTTCCaccagtcctctcctccctctcaaagTGCATTGGAACAGAGTACCCAATATCCCTCCCCTTGGGCCTTCTCCTCCAAAGAGCTTTGAGAGGAAGGTGAGGAATTGAGTACACAGAAACAGCAAGGATTTGACAGCCAGTAATGTTTTCAGACACAGCCCATGCATGGTCTTTTGCGTGGTAAACCTGGGTGCGATTCAGGACGGAACACTAACAACACTAATAATGCATCACAGCTTGAGAGCTTTAAAGAGCTAGAGAGGCAAACACACCCACAGTCactcactttcactctctctccgtccAATGAAACACACATTGACAGCCGGTGGTCGAGAGACAAGACCTCTGTGGTCCCCTTAAGGTTCTATGGTCCCAGCTCATTTTATTTACAGAATACATTCATAAATACAGGAGTGAGTAAATCACACCACACAGGTGGTCATGTGCAGAGGAGGGCAGGGTTCCAGGCTACATTGCATACACCTGCCAAATATGACAACGTCAGATTTCACAGCTAGATAGGTGTTTAacgtatcagctaaccacatatgATTTAGCAGTCTGATACCCAACTGCGTTATGCAGTTAATAACATGGCATGTATCCATTGGTTGATACAATGTCTGCAAAGTAGTGTGGCCTGGAACGCAACCTAGACTACAGACACGTTGATGCTGAGTCACAAGACGGGACATATCATGCTCACAGTACTCTCTGTcagggggagggaaaggggaataAGGCCAACTCAAGCCCCATAGCATATTATCTTGTCTCAGACCCCGCCTGGTTGGGTTCAAGCAATAGCCGAAAGCTTCACAGCTCTGGGATCATAGTTTAGAGCTCAGGCTCAGTTCTGTTTGCTTGTTCAGGAGGGTTTATGGCAGATCTGAGGCCTGTGAAGGATGCATTGAAAGCCAAAGAGTCTATGTATATGCATGTACAGTTAGGCAGTGCAGTGAGTTAAATTTGCTGTCTTCTGTACTTGTGGCTCTTCAAAACAGACTGTGCTTCTCCTCAAAGGAAACCAGGTGcatatagagagagacactaaaTTGTCTTAACCCCCAACTACTAAGCACGGGTCCTGTGCGGCACTCTAAACGGTGGTCATGACTTTGAGGGAGCCCGTGCGGAAGCGCAGGATCTTCTTCTTGAGCGCGTGGGAGGCCTTGATCTTGACGAAGGCTTTGGGCTGCAGGGGGGCCCCAGCTGGAGCGGTGGCCGTCAGGGGGGAGGAGAGCTGAGGGGGGAGCTGCTGGGGCCACACCAGACCCCCGCTCTCATCTGAGTCACTTGACAGCGAGCTGGAGGCCGGCGAGTCTTCACTCAGGCTCGACTCGGACTCGCCCTGCCCAGGGTGGGGGTAGCGCTCCTCGGGCCGACACAAGGTTGCGAGCTCTCGGTCCAGGTACTCCAGATGGGGGTGATGATGCGGGTGTGGGTTGATGTAGGcataaggtggaggaggaggccgGGGTTTGCGGGTGCGCCTGGAGCCCTGGTCAGCTGGGGGCGGCTGTGGAGGCTGCTCAGCTTCATCCTGGCTGAGCTCAAGGGTGGAGCGCCAGCGGCGGTAGCCTGTGCTGCCCGGCTGGGGCCTCTTCCCCTTGGACTGGCTTCCGCGGCCGCTTCCTGACCCTgatcctcccccgtctctctccacCGTGTTGTACTTGCGTTCAGGGACACCCCGTTGCCCATTGAGGCTGTTCTCAGACTGGGACCTGCAGGCTCGTCTTCCAGGCTTCTTGGAGCCTACTGGccgctcccgctctctctctctgtctctctccctctccttgtccctctccctttccctctcctcgctAAAGCGACACTTCTTGGGGGCGGCTTTAGACTTGGCTTGCTGCAGCTGCTGTGGGGCCGGCTGCTGTTGAGAACCCCTCTCTGGAGAATAGGCACCCCGGCTGGGTTTGGGTCCCCCAGGGGCCCCCCTGTGGGAGTGGGAGTGTGCGGAGGCCCTGGCGGTGGGGGCCCGGAGAGGTTGGGCAGGGATGTACTGGGCGTTGACCAGCTGCTCGTCAGGCGAGGGAGGCGAACGGGGCAGGGGAGGGGCCGGGTAGCAGTGGTGGAAGGGATGGGGTGATTCGGGCTCGTGGCTGCTTGGGCCCTGGGATGGAGGTATGCTGCAGGGGGAGTCCAGGGAGGCAGAGCGGGTGTTGGCCAAGGGCTGTCTGGGCCTTGGTTGGGGGTAGTGAGGGtgagggtggtgatggtggagagggGAGTCATTGGGGAGCAAGGCAATGCATGCGTATGGCTCCTGGTCCAGGCTGTGGCAGGCCCAGGATGCAGGGGGACCCTCGGAGGGAGGGGGACCAGCGgcttggtggtggtgggggtggtgctCAGGGATGGAGGCAGCGGGTGGTGGAGGCAGGGGGTCCTTGCGGCAGAGGCTGCTCTGGCGGGCCACGGTGATGGCGGTGCGGGGCTTGCAGGGCCGAGGGGACAGGGCGCGCCGCTGGATCAGGCTCAGGATATATGTCTCAACACGCTGGGCCTGACGGTAGTCCTCCTCCGTGGGCTCCCCCTCCACATCCAGCCCTCCTCCTGGCCCTGAGCTGTGGTCCCAGGCCCAGGCCTTGTCTTCCCCCTCGCCGGCCCCCTCGGCGATGCCTTCCAGGGAGGGGTAGGGGGccgagaaggagagggggactgTGGGGCGGGACCCGGATTCTGGCTGTCCTTCCCGATTGGCCACGAAGAATTCCCCTGGAAAACAGAACCAATAACACAGTTATAATCAGACAAAGCAGAGAACAACACCACAGACAAGAAAACCCACAGACATGAGAACCCACAGACATAAGATAATGATGCATCTACAGTGAGATTTTGTCATTCGGATCAACTTTATTTGGTCATGTGCTTAAAAAGACGTACATACAACATGAAAACACAAACTACACAAAATAATTCATTCAAAGTGCTATGGCTACACATTTAAAGTGAAAGTGCAATATGCCGTATACTCGAGGGACCAACACACTATCTATTACAGCCTAAAGGATGTTGGAGTGTGTCAGGACACAAAATTGGGGAACCACGCTCATCTCAAAccaatttttttacatttggtTTTCTATCCAAAACGGAGACTTTACCTTTATCCCAGATGAAATTAGACCCATGCTCAAATGGGCTATGTCGCTTCTGAAGAAATGCCATCTCTAGTCACTAGCCTGCAGTAGCACTTACAGTATTGTGAGGCATTGCTGACAAACTATCATTGAAAAGGAGCACGTTATGGGAAATAGGTATACAAACCCACTCAGGTGAATGAGCAAACATACACCAGGCACCACGGACGTAGCTCTAGCTGTATGTACAATACACAGCTGCAAAAACAGCGGACGCTGTTTATTATGACCAGGCGGTTACAGATACAACACAGGCTCTGTTCCAAAAGGCACCCTgttacctacatagtgcactacttttgaccagggtcctgcactatataaggaacagggtgccatttggggcgtaGACAGTGTTCTGTTGAATCCTTCAGATAGAATGAGCAGCTGAGGTAACAAGAGGTTGACCACCAGGgatctactctactgtacatcAAACTGAAGTctggcttgtgtcccaaatggcaccctatttccttttgagtgcactacttttgacaagggcccatagggttctggtcaaaagcagtgcactataaagggaatagggtgtgatttgggacacGCATTCTGTTTTCCCTAAACTAGTCTGCTGCATCCCATAGGGGCGCATTCCTTTTAGGAACGTCAGCACAACCATGGCCAGACTGGGTAAGATGCACTCTAACAGtgtctatgtacagtatgtgtgtgtctttgagagtctatgtatgtgtgggtgtgtgagtatTAATGTTTGAGagtctctctgcctgtgtgtttgttcaagtgtgtgtgtgtgtgtgtgtgtgtgtgtgtgtgtgtgtgtgtgtgtgtgtgtgtgtgtgtgtgtgtgagagagtctgtaagtgtgtgtgtgtgtgtgtgtgagagagagtctgtaagtgtgtgtgtgtgtgtgtctctaacatGCTACAGTGGGTATCTTTCTCTCTCCGACTGAGTCTGTACAGAGCAGCCTTGTCTTAATCCCATGACTATAATCTAGGCCCCTGCATAATCACCACAAGACAGTCCACTGATGCCGTTACACATCAAAACATGAACAACCAGTCTCTCCTTTCACCCCTCCACCAGCACACCCAGTACCCTAATTTATCAATGTCACTGGGCACAGGCAGTCCCCTCTTTtaccaggggttcccaaactttttcactctggccccccttccagcattgaggaactgttcccaagtattcctaGGCATAATAGAGAgatgtgatcatatacaaatgtaagcaaggtttgaaattattatattttagtcaaatattatctGTTTCCAACTCTCGCGGTCAATTTgctaattatttgtaattatattCTGGCCCCCCAACCATCTGCTCAAGAAAAAATTTACcctcggctgaatctagttgatgatccctgctctaaGGTATGCAATTACTGGTAcgacaagaggaaaactgatgaTGTACTACccaagaggaattggctttgggggtgaccagtgagatatacctgctggtgcccgtgctacgggtgggtgctgctatggtgaccagtaagctgagataaggcggagctttacctagcagagacttgtagataacctgtagccagtgagtttggcgatgagtatgaagcgaaggccaaccaacgagagcgtacaggtcgcaatggtgggtagtatatggggctttgatgacaaaacggatggcactgtgattgactgcatccagtttgttgagtagagtgttggaggcaatttaatagatgacatcaccgaagtcaatgattggtaggatggtcagttttacgagggtatgtttggcagcatgagtgagggATGCCTTGTtgtgatataggaagccgattctagatttaattttggattggagatgcttaatgtgagtctggttggagagtttacagtctaaccagacacctatgtatttgtagttgtccacgtattctaagtgaTAGTCGTccaaagtagtgatgctggacaggcgagcaggtgcgggcagtgatcggttgaatagcatgcatttagttttacttttatttaagagcagttggaggccacggaacgaaagttgtatggcattgaagctcatctggaggttagttaacacagtgtccaaagaggggccagaagtatacagaatggtgtcgtctgcgtagaggtgtatcagagaatcaccagcagcaagagcaacatcattgatgtaaacagagaagagagtcggcccgaggattgaaccctgtggcacccccatagagcctGCCAGAGAtctggacaacaggccccccCGATTTGGCACAccgaactctgtctgagaagtagttggtgaaccaggcgaggcaatcatttgagaaaccaaggctgtcgagtctgccaataagaatgtggtgattgacagagtcgaaagccttggccaggtcgatgaatacggctgcacagtaatgtctcttatcgatggcggttatgctatcgtttagaaccttgagtgtggatgaggtgcacccatgaccagctctgaaaccagattgcatagctgagaaggtacggtgggatttgaaatggtcggtaatctgtttggcaggaaggtacggtgggatttgaaatggtcggtaatctgtttggctttcgaagaccttagaaagacagggtatgatagatataggtctgtagaagTTTGGGTCTAAAGTGTCACCCCCTTTAAAGAGGGggttgaccgtggcagctttccaatctttgggattctcagacaatacgaaagagaggttgaacaggctaataataggggttgcaacaatttcggcagatcattttagaaagagagggtccagattgtctagcccggttgatttgtaggggtccagatttttccgctctttcagaacatcagctatctgtttttgggtgaaggagaaatggtgggggctttggtggactgctgtggagggtgccgggcagttgaccggggtaggggtagccaggtggaaagcatggccagccgtagagaaatgcttattgaaattctcaattatagtggatttattggtggtgacagtgtttcctagcttcagagcaatgggcagctgggaggaggtgctcttattctccatggactttacagtgtcccagaactttgagttagtactacaagatgcaaatttctgtttgaaaaagctagccttagctttactaactgcctgtgtatatttgttcctaacttccctgaaaagttgcatatcacgggggatattcgatgctaatgcagaacgccacaggatgtttttgtgctgaacCAAGGACTACATCTATTCCTAGTTTTAAAAaaattgaatggggcatgcttatttaagatggcgaggaaggcacttttaaagaatagccaggcatcatctactgatgggatgaggtcaatgtcattccaggatatcccagccaggtcgattagaaaggcccgctcgcagaagtgttttatggagcgtttgacagtgatgagaggtggttgtttggtcgcagacccattacggatgcaggcaatgaggcagtggtcgctgagatcttgattgaaaacagcagaggtgtatttggagggagaGTTAGTTCGGATGACATTTATGAGGAtgcccgtgtttatggatttagagttgtacctggtaggttcattgataatttgtgtgagattgagggcaacaagcttggattgtaggatggccggggtgttaagcatgtcccagtttaggtcacctagcagcacgagctcagaagatagatggggggcaatcaattcacatatggtatcgagggcacagctgggggcagagggaggtctatagcaagcggcaacagtgagagacttgtttctggaaaggtgaatttttaaaagtagaagctcgaattgtttggttacagacttggatagtaatacagaactctatctatctatctttgcagtggattgcaacaccgcccccattGGTAGTTCTATCTTGGgaggaaaatgttatagttagcaatagagatttcagggttttgtggttttcctaagccaggattcagacacggctaagacatccgggttggcagagtgtgctaaagcagtgagtaaaacaaacttagggagtaggcttctaactttaacatgcatgaaaccaaggcttttacggttacagaagtcaaaaAATGAGAGTacatggggagtgggagtggagctaggcactgcaggacctggattaacctctacatcaccagaggaacagagaagaagtaggataagggtacggctaaatgctatacgaactggccgtctagcacgttcggaatagagagtaaaaggagcaggtttctgggcacgatagcatagattcaaggcataatgtacagacaaaggtaaggtaggatgtgagtacattggaggtaaacctaggcattgagtaatgatgagagatatcgtctctagagacgtttaatgAGAGATGTTTTATGTCATTGCATATACAGGAGGTGGAacagcatggttggttaaggcatattgagcagggctagaggctctacagtgaaataagacagtaatcactaaccaggacagtaatggacgaggcatattAATATTAGAGAGAGgaatgcgtagccaagtgaacatatgggtccagtgagtggttgggctgactggggacacggcgattcagacagttagcaggttgatgctaacacgctaacagttagtaggccggggctaaacaagctagcagttagcagaccgggttagcaagcaagcagttagcaggggctagcagttagcagaccgggttagcaagcaagcagttagcaggggctagcagttagcagaccgagGCAgtcaagctagcagttagcagaccggtgCAGGCAAggtagcagttagcagaccggggctagcaagttagcctatgggggacgtcgcgatgggggtaagtctgtttttgcctcatAACGTCAATAGACCAGttgtggaattagtagggttccaagtagctctaggtagctagcaggcctagccgtttagcagaatgggccttcagtgggcgtcgcgcctgagggacctgttggaatcctcgggcagattatgtcggtattccagtcatagaggatcagcggggttccgtgccccgtaccggcagtagaaggggttcggatattgtagcccaggagtgggcttcggtggtagcacaggagccctgtccgggctagcttcaggctaattggtacaacaagaggaaaactgatgaTGTACTACCCAATATCGAAATttcaccttgtgcattctactattccCACTTTCAAGAATAAGTTGGGttccttttttggggggggaggcCAGAGGTGTAttgccccacagtttgggaaccactgccttGTACAACACACTGCATGTGTccacaatggcaccctattccctatttagtgcactatgtatgaaatagggtgccatgtgggatgcagACATCTCATAAGGGGTCTAATGCCAAGATATGTCCACATCCCATGCCTGATTTCTTGACCAACCAGGTTATTATCATAGAAGATCCagtacctggctaaataaaggtatacATTGGTTGTGTGGATCAACCCCAAATGAATGGAATATGCACAGCAAATCAGCAAATTTCATTCATTTTAGATAGTGGCATAGCTGGATCTACAAAACAGATGGCCTGGGACA is part of the Oncorhynchus clarkii lewisi isolate Uvic-CL-2024 chromosome 10, UVic_Ocla_1.0, whole genome shotgun sequence genome and encodes:
- the LOC139418057 gene encoding dapper homolog 3-like isoform X3, which produces MASLEQQVGELRMDTEDNAVEASTELMDIRPSSGEFFVANREGQPESGSRPTVPLSFSAPYPSLEGIAEGAGEGEDKAWAWDHSSGPGGGLDVEGEPTEEDYRQAQRVETYILSLIQRRALSPRPCKPRTAITVARQSSLCRKDPLPPPPAASIPEHHPHHHQAAGPPPSEGPPASWACHSLDQEPYACIALLPNDSPLHHHHPHPHYPQPRPRQPLANTRSASLDSPCSIPPSQGPSSHEPESPHPFHHCYPAPPLPRSPPSPDEQLVNAQYIPAQPLRAPTARASAHSHSHRGAPGGPKPSRGAYSPERGSQQQPAPQQLQQAKSKAAPKKCRFSEERERERDKERERDRERERERPVGSKKPGRRACRSQSENSLNGQRGVPERKYNTVERDGGGSGSGSGRGSQSKGKRPQPGSTGYRRWRSTLELSQDEAEQPPQPPPADQGSRRTRKPRPPPPPYAYINPHPHHHPHLEYLDRELATLCRPEERYPHPGQGESESSLSEDSPASSSLSSDSDESGGLVWPQQLPPQLSSPLTATAPAGAPLQPKAFVKIKASHALKKKILRFRTGSLKVMTTV
- the LOC139418057 gene encoding dapper homolog 3-like isoform X1, producing the protein MYRTFSFPMTAERNRNKERLEASLAGLCELELLKQRQECLVLSALSLGVSVPGRPAWGDVQPAWPVPETTNCASDDFSYRRHTSSLQCTPCGLMASLEQQVGELRMDTEDNAVEASTELMDIRPSSGEFFVANREGQPESGSRPTVPLSFSAPYPSLEGIAEGAGEGEDKAWAWDHSSGPGGGLDVEGEPTEEDYRQAQRVETYILSLIQRRALSPRPCKPRTAITVARQSSLCRKDPLPPPPAASIPEHHPHHHQAAGPPPSEGPPASWACHSLDQEPYACIALLPNDSPLHHHHPHPHYPQPRPRQPLANTRSASLDSPCSIPPSQGPSSHEPESPHPFHHCYPAPPLPRSPPSPDEQLVNAQYIPAQPLRAPTARASAHSHSHRGAPGGPKPSRGAYSPERGSQQQPAPQQLQQAKSKAAPKKCRFSEERERERDKERERDRERERERPVGSKKPGRRACRSQSENSLNGQRGVPERKYNTVERDGGGSGSGSGRGSQSKGKRPQPGSTGYRRWRSTLELSQDEAEQPPQPPPADQGSRRTRKPRPPPPPYAYINPHPHHHPHLEYLDRELATLCRPEERYPHPGQGESESSLSEDSPASSSLSSDSDESGGLVWPQQLPPQLSSPLTATAPAGAPLQPKAFVKIKASHALKKKILRFRTGSLKVMTTV
- the LOC139418057 gene encoding dapper homolog 3-like isoform X2; its protein translation is MYSRPGPFRRQPTVRQTTLVIGAIRLQCTPCGLMASLEQQVGELRMDTEDNAVEASTELMDIRPSSGEFFVANREGQPESGSRPTVPLSFSAPYPSLEGIAEGAGEGEDKAWAWDHSSGPGGGLDVEGEPTEEDYRQAQRVETYILSLIQRRALSPRPCKPRTAITVARQSSLCRKDPLPPPPAASIPEHHPHHHQAAGPPPSEGPPASWACHSLDQEPYACIALLPNDSPLHHHHPHPHYPQPRPRQPLANTRSASLDSPCSIPPSQGPSSHEPESPHPFHHCYPAPPLPRSPPSPDEQLVNAQYIPAQPLRAPTARASAHSHSHRGAPGGPKPSRGAYSPERGSQQQPAPQQLQQAKSKAAPKKCRFSEERERERDKERERDRERERERPVGSKKPGRRACRSQSENSLNGQRGVPERKYNTVERDGGGSGSGSGRGSQSKGKRPQPGSTGYRRWRSTLELSQDEAEQPPQPPPADQGSRRTRKPRPPPPPYAYINPHPHHHPHLEYLDRELATLCRPEERYPHPGQGESESSLSEDSPASSSLSSDSDESGGLVWPQQLPPQLSSPLTATAPAGAPLQPKAFVKIKASHALKKKILRFRTGSLKVMTTV